A region of Flocculibacter collagenilyticus DNA encodes the following proteins:
- a CDS encoding sigma-54-dependent transcriptional regulator: MTNKSVLVVEDDAGLREALLDTLMIAGYQCEAACSAEEAILTLKKSNIGMVVSDVQMGQMSGLDLLKSIKVNYPNLPVLMMTAYASINDAVQAMKEGAVDYMAKPFAPEVLLNLVSRYAPVDEQPAYEPVAADEKSLELLNLAKRVAASDASVMVTGPSGSGKEVLARYIHENSARKEQPYIAINCAAIPENMLESTLFGYEKGAFTGAVQACPGKFEQAQGGTILLDEITEMDLSLQAKLLRVLQEKEVERLGSRKTIKLDVRVIATSNRQLREAVTDGIFREDLYYRLNVFPLKWLPLAQRSGDVIPLAKHLIERHSEKMGEAAPQLSELAMRKLQRHSWPGNVRELDNVIQRALILQSSGSIDETAILLEEVNAELISDTSSSNVITGTSNFDVNVDVTSFKDGLREQEHRIILDTLNEFNGSRKDVAEKLGMSPRTLRYKLAKMRESGMEVPA; encoded by the coding sequence ATGACGAATAAAAGTGTTCTTGTTGTTGAAGATGATGCGGGTTTACGCGAAGCATTATTAGATACCTTAATGATTGCAGGTTATCAGTGTGAAGCAGCGTGTAGCGCTGAAGAAGCTATCTTAACCTTAAAAAAGTCGAACATTGGCATGGTGGTGAGTGATGTGCAAATGGGACAAATGTCAGGTTTGGATTTACTCAAAAGTATTAAGGTTAATTATCCTAATTTGCCTGTATTAATGATGACCGCCTACGCTTCAATCAACGATGCTGTGCAAGCAATGAAGGAAGGGGCAGTTGATTACATGGCTAAGCCATTTGCTCCTGAAGTGTTACTTAACTTAGTGAGTCGTTATGCTCCCGTTGACGAGCAGCCAGCTTATGAGCCTGTAGCCGCTGATGAAAAAAGCTTAGAGTTATTAAACTTAGCTAAACGCGTTGCAGCATCTGATGCCAGTGTTATGGTGACAGGGCCTAGTGGTTCGGGTAAAGAAGTACTTGCCAGATACATCCATGAAAACTCGGCAAGAAAAGAACAACCATACATTGCGATAAACTGTGCGGCAATTCCAGAGAATATGTTGGAATCGACCCTATTTGGCTATGAAAAAGGGGCTTTTACCGGCGCGGTGCAAGCCTGCCCGGGCAAATTTGAGCAAGCACAAGGCGGTACTATTTTACTTGATGAAATTACGGAAATGGATCTTAGCTTGCAAGCAAAATTGCTGCGTGTATTACAGGAAAAGGAAGTAGAACGGTTAGGTAGTCGAAAAACGATTAAGTTGGATGTGCGTGTTATTGCAACTAGTAATAGACAACTACGTGAAGCGGTTACAGATGGTATTTTCCGAGAAGATTTATATTATCGTTTGAATGTATTTCCGCTTAAGTGGCTTCCTTTGGCGCAACGCTCTGGTGACGTTATACCATTAGCTAAGCATTTAATTGAGCGCCATAGCGAAAAAATGGGAGAGGCTGCTCCTCAGTTATCTGAACTTGCTATGCGTAAGTTACAGCGTCACTCTTGGCCTGGCAATGTTCGAGAGCTAGATAATGTTATCCAACGCGCATTAATATTGCAGTCAAGCGGAAGCATTGACGAAACTGCAATCTTATTAGAAGAAGTGAATGCAGAGCTTATTTCTGACACCAGTTCAAGTAATGTCATTACGGGCACATCTAATTTTGATGTAAATGTTGACGTAACCTCGTTTAAAGATGGTTTACGTGAACAAGAACATCGCATTATTTTAGACACGCTAAATGAGTTTAATGGTAGTCGTAAAGATGTGGCTGAAAAGTTAGGTATGAGTCCAAGAACCTTAAGATATAAGTTAGCCAAAATGAGAGAGTCAGGAATGGAAGTCCCTGCATAA
- a CDS encoding sensor histidine kinase, which produces MASIHALRQDFQDQELFSSDLLSNLAMESYTGELNQLRQQSSWLSHLVDILPAGVVVLDARGRVKDANKVALEMLGEPLEGEKWTDVIKRSFRPRSDDGHEVSLHDGRRVKLAITALAPQPGQLILMTDLTETRILQERIAQMQRLSSLGKMVASLAHQVRTPLSAAMLYAANLGNERLTPNSRKTFQCKLTERLNDLEHQVNDMLLFAKSGSENQVVKEVSLQNLLAEVRAGSEAMVLQNNGKLYVELPEPDILILGNKVSLASAIQNLIHNSIQVIGNGAEISISAYRAVSENEVVISVRDNGPGIAGDIQEKIFEPFYTTRSQGTGLGLAVVKSVCTAHHGRVSINGACNTGAEFLLHIPIIAEPSNN; this is translated from the coding sequence ATGGCTTCAATACATGCTCTTAGGCAAGACTTTCAAGACCAAGAATTGTTTTCAAGTGACCTGCTAAGTAACTTAGCAATGGAATCCTACACTGGTGAATTAAATCAGTTACGTCAACAGTCCAGTTGGTTAAGCCATTTAGTAGACATTTTACCCGCCGGTGTCGTTGTGTTAGATGCAAGAGGTAGAGTAAAAGATGCTAACAAAGTAGCTCTTGAAATGTTGGGTGAGCCGCTTGAAGGTGAAAAGTGGACTGATGTGATTAAGCGTTCATTTCGTCCAAGAAGTGACGATGGGCACGAGGTTTCCCTTCATGACGGTCGTCGCGTTAAGTTGGCTATTACAGCATTAGCTCCTCAGCCGGGACAGCTCATATTAATGACTGACTTAACTGAAACGCGTATTTTACAAGAGCGTATAGCGCAAATGCAGCGCTTATCTAGTTTAGGTAAAATGGTTGCATCCCTAGCGCACCAAGTAAGAACGCCTCTTTCCGCTGCAATGCTTTATGCTGCGAATTTAGGTAATGAAAGACTAACACCTAATTCCCGTAAAACCTTTCAATGTAAGTTAACTGAGCGCTTGAATGACTTGGAGCATCAAGTTAATGACATGCTGCTGTTTGCTAAAAGTGGCAGTGAAAACCAAGTTGTAAAAGAAGTGTCTCTTCAAAACTTGCTTGCTGAAGTGCGTGCAGGCTCCGAAGCGATGGTATTGCAAAATAATGGCAAGCTTTATGTAGAGCTACCAGAGCCCGACATCCTAATTCTGGGCAATAAAGTATCCCTTGCCAGTGCAATTCAGAATCTTATTCATAATAGTATTCAGGTTATTGGTAATGGTGCAGAAATAAGTATTAGCGCATATCGTGCGGTATCAGAGAATGAAGTCGTTATTTCTGTAAGAGACAACGGGCCTGGTATTGCAGGGGATATACAAGAAAAAATATTCGAACCTTTTTACACCACTCGTAGCCAAGGAACCGGATTAGGCTTAGCGGTCGTTAAATCTGTATGTACGGCGCATCATGGTCGAGTGTCGATTAACGGTGCGTGTAATACAGGAGCTGAATTCTTATTACATATCCCAATTATTGCAGAACCGTCGAACAATTAG
- a CDS encoding sigma-54 dependent transcriptional regulator gives MQNIRRVVILDENTARAERLAVSLSFIGEKNECISIDEVSTACEPANAVTAFVLGALTSGEHAQLIRENPEVPFVVIGETLKELMEIPNVIGILGEPFNYAVATQLLHDCQEYRRLIPTQKHRNDAAKFSGLIGHTPCMKEIRFLIQQVATTDANVLILGDSGTGKEVVARNIHLLSKRSNGPFVPVNCGAIPGELLESELFGHEKGAFTGAISARKGRFELAQGGTLFLDEIGDMPLQMQVKLLRVLQERIYERVGGTKAINADVRILAATHRSLEQMIESGKFREDLYYRLNVFPIETPSLQERADDIPMLIDELLKRLDSEMTQALKFTDRALESLKMHQWSGNVRELSNLVERMAIMYPSQVIDVTELPRKYQHIDVDAYVPEYPDEIAEHNALMDLFSDASEDEIENENISDVSDAINLGLLPPEGINLKEHLADLEVSFITQALDQHDYVVARAADVLGLRRTTLVEKMKKYNLVKDE, from the coding sequence ATGCAAAATATTCGTCGTGTAGTGATATTAGATGAAAACACAGCGAGGGCTGAAAGGCTGGCTGTCTCACTGTCTTTTATCGGCGAAAAAAATGAATGTATTTCAATTGATGAAGTTTCAACTGCGTGTGAACCAGCAAATGCTGTTACTGCGTTTGTGTTAGGCGCACTTACTTCTGGTGAGCATGCGCAGCTTATCCGTGAAAACCCTGAAGTTCCTTTTGTGGTAATAGGTGAAACGCTAAAAGAGTTAATGGAAATACCAAATGTTATTGGTATTCTAGGCGAGCCATTCAATTATGCCGTTGCAACACAGCTATTGCACGACTGCCAAGAGTATCGCCGACTTATTCCCACCCAAAAACATCGTAATGATGCTGCCAAATTCTCTGGTTTGATTGGCCATACCCCCTGTATGAAAGAGATCCGATTTTTGATTCAGCAGGTAGCTACTACCGACGCAAATGTATTGATTTTGGGGGATTCTGGAACAGGAAAAGAGGTTGTTGCGCGGAACATTCATTTATTGTCTAAACGCAGTAACGGCCCGTTTGTGCCTGTTAACTGTGGTGCAATACCGGGTGAGTTATTAGAAAGTGAATTATTCGGTCATGAAAAAGGGGCTTTTACAGGGGCTATTTCTGCGAGGAAAGGTAGGTTTGAACTAGCGCAAGGTGGCACACTCTTTTTAGACGAAATCGGTGATATGCCGCTGCAAATGCAAGTGAAGTTATTGCGTGTGCTGCAAGAGCGTATTTATGAGCGCGTAGGGGGCACAAAAGCGATCAATGCCGATGTCAGAATTTTGGCGGCAACGCATCGTAGTTTAGAGCAAATGATTGAAAGCGGGAAATTCAGAGAAGACCTTTATTACCGATTGAATGTATTCCCTATTGAAACGCCGTCGTTACAAGAGCGCGCTGACGATATCCCCATGTTAATTGATGAGCTATTAAAGCGTTTAGACTCTGAGATGACTCAGGCACTTAAGTTTACCGATCGCGCCCTAGAATCTTTAAAAATGCATCAATGGTCTGGTAACGTGCGCGAATTATCCAACTTAGTTGAGCGGATGGCGATAATGTATCCTAGCCAAGTCATTGATGTAACGGAACTACCAAGAAAATACCAGCACATAGATGTTGATGCCTATGTACCAGAATATCCAGATGAAATTGCTGAACATAATGCATTAATGGATTTATTCAGTGATGCTTCTGAAGATGAAATCGAAAATGAAAACATTAGTGATGTATCAGACGCAATAAATTTAGGGTTATTGCCACCAGAAGGTATTAACCTTAAAGAGCACCTTGCTGATTTAGAGGTTAGCTTTATCACTCAGGCGCTTGATCAACATGATTATGTGGTGGCGCGCGCAGCTGACGTACTAGGGTTGCGAAGAACAACATTAGTAGAGAAAATGAAAAAATATAATTTAGTAAAAGACGAGTAA
- a CDS encoding flagellin N-terminal helical domain-containing protein, which produces MKIGGNSNAPALTQFQENQKKIFQQLASGLRINQAKDDAAGLQIANRLTSEVNGLNMAMRNANDGISYAQVAEGALSSVGDAVGRIEELSIRAANGSLSASDRKAIQQEISHLQEHVGDVYKNTRFGDQQIFSGGSLSFQVGAQSGQTVDLAVGGEGVSALQSIDVSTAAGAQEAIEIAQAARDEVSSSRANLGAFQNRLGSTINNLSQTAINTEEARSRIQDTDYARATSELVNQQIQDQSAIAMQAQANANQGQILGLLDF; this is translated from the coding sequence ATGAAAATTGGTGGTAACAGTAATGCACCAGCATTAACGCAATTTCAGGAAAATCAGAAAAAGATTTTTCAACAATTGGCTTCTGGGCTAAGAATTAATCAAGCCAAAGATGATGCCGCAGGGTTACAAATAGCTAATAGGTTAACGTCTGAAGTTAATGGCTTGAATATGGCAATGCGTAACGCTAATGATGGCATTTCGTACGCACAAGTGGCCGAAGGGGCATTGTCGAGTGTGGGTGACGCAGTAGGGCGAATTGAGGAGCTTTCAATTCGAGCGGCTAATGGGTCATTATCTGCTTCTGATCGCAAAGCGATTCAGCAGGAAATTAGTCACTTACAAGAGCACGTTGGCGATGTTTATAAGAATACACGTTTTGGCGATCAGCAAATCTTCTCTGGTGGTTCATTATCTTTCCAAGTTGGTGCTCAAAGCGGTCAAACCGTTGACCTTGCAGTAGGTGGTGAAGGGGTTAGTGCGTTACAAAGTATTGATGTGAGTACCGCTGCTGGTGCACAAGAAGCTATTGAAATAGCACAAGCTGCCCGTGACGAAGTGAGCTCATCCAGAGCTAATTTAGGCGCATTCCAAAATCGCTTAGGCAGTACCATTAATAATTTGTCTCAAACAGCAATTAACACTGAAGAAGCAAGAAGCAGAATACAAGATACTGATTATGCGAGAGCTACGTCAGAGCTAGTTAATCAGCAAATTCAAGATCAAAGTGCGATTGCAATGCAGGCTCAAGCTAATGCAAATCAGGGGCAAATATTAGGGTTGTTAGATTTCTAA
- the fliS gene encoding flagellar export chaperone FliS, whose translation MSRASIQKYKAMKINAAANANPYELITIVLTNIIGKLSGAKAHIERNDTEQKGKLISDSITLVGALQDSLNMNDGGDVSNNLYNLYDYAQRTLLEANLNNSTELLDVVIEIMRNIKEGWEAIPHDVKEEFLTQKAVNG comes from the coding sequence ATGTCTAGAGCATCAATTCAAAAATACAAAGCAATGAAAATCAATGCGGCTGCAAACGCTAACCCGTATGAGCTTATCACAATTGTATTAACTAACATCATCGGCAAGTTATCAGGTGCCAAAGCGCATATAGAGCGTAACGACACTGAGCAAAAGGGGAAATTAATTTCCGACTCAATTACTTTGGTAGGTGCATTACAAGATAGCTTGAATATGAATGATGGTGGTGATGTTTCTAACAACCTTTACAATCTTTATGATTATGCACAACGTACGTTATTAGAAGCTAATTTAAATAACTCTACTGAACTATTAGATGTAGTTATTGAAATTATGCGAAATATTAAAGAAGGCTGGGAAGCTATCCCGCACGACGTTAAGGAAGAGTTTTTAACCCAGAAAGCAGTAAACGGTTAA
- the pseB gene encoding UDP-N-acetylglucosamine 4,6-dehydratase (inverting), with the protein MFDNKTILITGGTGSFGKKYTQTLLSRYNPKKIIIFSRDELKQFEMQQVFNQDCMRYFIGDVRDRDRLNRAMRGVDYVIHAAAMKQVPAAEYNPMECVKTNINGAENVIDAALNNDVKRVIALSTDKAANPINLYGATKLASDKIFVAANNIAGGHNTQFAVVRYGNVVGSRGSVVPFFQNLIDNGATELPITHENMTRFWISLQDGVDFVLKNFERMYGGEIFVPKIPSIKITDLATAMAPHLKQKVIGIRPGEKLHEVMCPGELSYHTFEYADHYVIAPTISFSSRSNDYTVNAIKEEAQLVTEGFEYSSDTNPHFLSVDEISDFNNKAMA; encoded by the coding sequence ATGTTTGACAATAAAACCATCTTAATTACTGGCGGAACGGGGTCATTCGGTAAAAAATATACCCAAACCTTATTAAGTCGATACAATCCCAAAAAGATTATCATTTTTTCTCGCGACGAGCTTAAGCAGTTTGAGATGCAACAAGTGTTCAACCAAGACTGTATGCGCTATTTTATTGGTGATGTTAGAGATCGAGATCGCTTAAATAGAGCAATGCGAGGCGTTGATTACGTTATTCATGCCGCAGCAATGAAGCAAGTACCAGCCGCTGAATATAACCCAATGGAGTGTGTTAAAACCAATATTAATGGTGCAGAAAATGTAATAGATGCAGCTCTGAACAATGATGTTAAACGCGTAATTGCGCTTTCTACTGATAAAGCAGCTAATCCAATAAACTTATATGGCGCAACTAAATTGGCGTCCGATAAAATTTTTGTTGCTGCCAATAATATTGCAGGCGGCCATAACACACAATTTGCCGTGGTGCGTTACGGCAATGTAGTAGGCTCCCGTGGGTCAGTCGTTCCATTCTTCCAAAACCTTATTGATAATGGCGCAACAGAACTTCCAATTACTCATGAGAATATGACTCGCTTTTGGATAAGTTTACAAGATGGCGTCGACTTCGTTTTAAAGAATTTTGAACGTATGTATGGTGGTGAAATTTTCGTCCCAAAAATCCCTTCAATTAAGATCACTGACTTAGCGACAGCGATGGCTCCTCATCTTAAACAAAAGGTCATCGGCATTCGACCAGGAGAGAAGCTCCATGAAGTGATGTGCCCAGGTGAGTTGTCTTATCATACCTTTGAGTATGCTGATCATTACGTTATTGCGCCTACGATAAGTTTTAGCAGTCGAAGCAATGACTACACGGTGAATGCCATTAAAGAAGAAGCGCAACTGGTGACAGAAGGATTTGAATATAGCTCTGATACTAACCCGCACTTCTTATCTGTTGATGAAATTTCTGATTTCAATAACAAGGCAATGGCATGA
- the pseC gene encoding UDP-4-amino-4,6-dideoxy-N-acetyl-beta-L-altrosamine transaminase: MIPYGKQDITQADIDAVMEALTSDLITQGARVPEFEATIAKYCDAEYAVAVNSATSALHIACLALGVTEKDIVWTSPNSFVASANCALYCGAEVDFVDIDSTTGNMCIQTLSNKLEQAAKHNRLPKVIIPVHFAGQSCDMAAISGLAKQYNIAIIEDASHAIGGRYQNTKIGSCKYSDITVFSFHPVKIVTTAEGGMALTNKPELHQKLMLLRSHGVTRDESIMAASNPAPWVYEQVTLGFNYRMTELQAALGLSQISRIDEYVTRRNHIAARYMTAFNQADIDCLTVSEDCYSAYHLFVIKVPQHCHELIFKQLRQAGIGVNLHYIPIHTQPYFTRLGFTTGMFPNAETHAAQAISLPLYPKLTTEQQDIVIKEVINAVQTCN; this comes from the coding sequence ATGATCCCCTACGGTAAACAGGATATCACGCAAGCGGATATTGATGCCGTAATGGAAGCGCTCACCTCTGATTTAATCACTCAAGGCGCGCGGGTACCAGAGTTCGAAGCAACCATCGCTAAATATTGTGATGCTGAGTACGCGGTGGCGGTAAACAGTGCGACATCGGCGTTGCACATTGCTTGTCTTGCGTTGGGCGTAACTGAAAAAGACATTGTGTGGACCAGCCCTAACTCATTTGTTGCCTCTGCTAACTGCGCTTTATATTGTGGCGCAGAAGTCGACTTTGTTGATATTGACTCAACAACAGGCAATATGTGTATCCAAACCTTATCGAATAAACTTGAACAGGCGGCAAAACATAATCGCTTACCTAAAGTTATTATTCCTGTGCATTTTGCTGGACAAAGTTGTGATATGGCCGCAATTAGCGGTTTAGCTAAGCAATATAATATTGCCATTATAGAAGATGCCTCACATGCCATTGGTGGGCGCTATCAAAATACCAAAATAGGTAGCTGTAAATACTCAGACATTACGGTATTTAGCTTTCATCCCGTAAAAATTGTGACGACAGCAGAAGGTGGTATGGCGCTCACTAACAAGCCCGAACTGCATCAAAAGTTAATGCTGTTACGTAGCCATGGGGTAACTCGCGACGAATCGATAATGGCAGCATCAAATCCAGCACCTTGGGTGTATGAACAAGTCACATTAGGCTTTAATTATCGAATGACTGAGCTGCAAGCCGCGTTGGGGCTGTCTCAGATTAGTCGTATCGATGAATATGTTACGCGTCGAAATCACATTGCAGCACGCTATATGACCGCGTTCAACCAAGCCGATATTGACTGTTTAACCGTTTCTGAAGATTGTTACAGTGCCTATCATTTGTTTGTAATTAAGGTACCACAACATTGTCATGAGCTGATTTTTAAGCAGTTAAGGCAAGCAGGTATCGGGGTTAATTTACATTACATTCCTATCCATACTCAGCCATATTTCACCCGGCTAGGCTTTACAACAGGAATGTTTCCAAACGCAGAAACACATGCGGCACAAGCAATTAGCCTACCCTTATATCCTAAGTTAACAACAGAACAACAAGATATTGTTATTAAAGAAGTTATTAATGCGGTTCAGACATGCAATTAG
- a CDS encoding aldo/keto reductase, with the protein MQLGLGTVQFGLDYGVSNTEGKVSEEQILHLLQYAANNGIDVLDTAIAYGDSEQRLGQVLQSTNHSTSNFKVVTKIPPVTSASPDFVEQIRASLDRLQQDHLHAVMLHDANALMPIHNLTSPPSSARLAIYHQLLELKQQGLCNKIGVSLYNPEQLHYLLDHFKIDIIQVPLNVFDQRFLDNNLLSAAHRAGIEIHTRSAFLQGLLLMTNESAPNSSRPNYFAPYNTILDTYFSQLKAHNITPLEAAIGFLQQQEYIDVTIVGCCNHTQLEEIVKASGKSDVTKTKLDLSQFKQHDEGLIIPSNWTLN; encoded by the coding sequence ATGCAATTAGGCTTAGGTACCGTACAATTTGGCTTAGATTACGGCGTTTCAAATACTGAAGGTAAAGTTAGTGAAGAACAAATCCTTCACTTATTACAATACGCCGCTAACAACGGCATTGATGTGCTTGATACAGCTATAGCTTACGGTGACAGCGAGCAGCGACTAGGGCAAGTGTTACAGAGTACCAATCATTCCACCAGCAATTTTAAAGTTGTCACTAAAATTCCACCTGTAACCAGCGCATCTCCAGATTTTGTAGAACAAATCAGAGCCAGCTTAGACAGGTTGCAGCAAGACCACCTCCATGCGGTGATGCTTCATGATGCCAATGCATTAATGCCAATTCATAACCTTACATCACCGCCTTCAAGTGCTCGTCTTGCAATTTATCACCAGTTGTTAGAACTTAAACAACAAGGGTTATGTAATAAAATAGGCGTATCATTATATAACCCCGAACAACTTCACTACCTTCTTGATCATTTTAAGATCGATATTATTCAAGTACCTCTAAATGTATTTGATCAACGTTTTCTGGATAATAATTTATTGAGTGCGGCACATCGCGCGGGTATTGAAATACACACTCGTTCCGCATTTTTACAAGGGCTACTACTGATGACCAACGAGTCGGCACCAAATAGCAGTAGGCCCAATTATTTTGCCCCCTATAACACGATATTAGATACCTACTTTAGTCAGCTTAAGGCGCACAACATCACGCCACTTGAAGCAGCAATCGGATTCCTTCAACAACAAGAATATATTGATGTCACCATAGTAGGCTGTTGCAATCACACACAACTTGAAGAAATTGTTAAAGCAAGCGGAAAATCTGACGTTACAAAAACTAAGTTAGATCTATCGCAATTTAAACAGCATGACGAGGGGTTAATCATCCCCTCAAATTGGACTCTAAATTAG
- a CDS encoding cytidylyltransferase domain-containing protein → MILAIVQARTSSSRLPHKVLKPLLGEPMLARQLERVSQAKLIEQLVVATSTEASDDELAKLCKHLNIACYRGDLNDVLKRFYGCAELYLGDLNSTSSGNSEHHIVRITGDCPLIDPELIDQVIQHHIENGSDYTSNCCPPTLPDGLDVEVFTFDALKRANREAKLKSEREHVTLYIRNQGNFKLHNVSASKDMSHHRWTVDELEDYQLVTLIYEALYPINPHFNYQDVLKLLEKHPHWQSINQDIMRNEGLEKSLNEDRENN, encoded by the coding sequence ATGATTCTAGCCATTGTACAAGCCAGAACATCATCATCAAGATTACCACACAAAGTACTCAAACCATTACTGGGAGAGCCGATGCTTGCCCGCCAGCTTGAACGTGTTAGCCAAGCTAAGCTAATTGAGCAGTTAGTTGTTGCCACCTCTACTGAAGCAAGTGATGACGAGCTGGCAAAGTTGTGTAAACATTTAAATATTGCGTGTTATCGTGGTGATTTGAATGACGTGTTAAAACGCTTTTATGGTTGTGCCGAACTGTACTTAGGTGATTTAAATAGCACGTCATCAGGTAATAGCGAGCATCATATAGTGAGGATTACAGGTGACTGCCCATTAATTGACCCAGAGTTAATTGATCAAGTGATTCAACACCACATAGAAAACGGTAGCGATTACACCTCAAATTGTTGCCCTCCTACATTACCCGACGGGTTAGATGTAGAAGTATTTACCTTTGATGCATTAAAACGAGCCAACCGTGAAGCAAAGTTAAAATCTGAACGCGAACACGTCACTTTATATATACGAAACCAAGGTAACTTTAAGCTACACAATGTAAGTGCGAGTAAAGATATGTCACATCATCGATGGACCGTTGACGAGTTAGAAGATTACCAACTTGTTACATTGATTTATGAAGCCCTCTACCCTATTAACCCTCATTTTAACTATCAGGATGTGTTAAAGCTGCTAGAAAAACATCCGCATTGGCAGTCAATCAATCAAGATATTATGAGAAATGAAGGGCTAGAAAAGTCACTGAATGAAGACCGTGAGAACAACTAA
- a CDS encoding aminotransferase class III-fold pyridoxal phosphate-dependent enzyme, translating to MTNRYQNSIDFFNSAAKTIPMASQTFSKSYYSMPFGVAPLFLDKGKGAEVWDIDGNQYIDFMNALLAVSVGYQDEEIDNAVIAQLKSGVSFSLPHRLEHEVAEQIISLIPCAEMVRFGKNGTDATSAAVRLSRAYTGKDHLAVCGYHGWQDWYIGSTSRNLGVPDATTELTHPFSYNDIASLEAIFERHHNKIAAVILEPVNFFPPKNNFLEEVRALCDKHQAVLVFDETITGFRFNIGGAQTQFGVTPDLATFGKGMGNGYPISAITGKKEIMALMEQIFYSGTFAGETLSLAATKATINKLQTHNIPEHLHHIGSLLLDNVQKIIADTNMTNTFSLCGYPCWSLLQVTANETFSANQIKSLFIQEMLSQGILMAGTHNLSYAHKEKHIKVLANAYHHSLSVIQQAQQEDNFEKYFKGELIKDVFKVR from the coding sequence ATGACCAATAGATACCAAAATTCTATCGACTTCTTTAACAGCGCAGCTAAAACCATTCCCATGGCTTCACAAACGTTTAGTAAAAGTTATTACTCGATGCCCTTTGGAGTCGCACCATTGTTTCTTGATAAGGGTAAAGGTGCAGAAGTTTGGGACATTGACGGGAATCAATATATAGATTTTATGAATGCCTTATTGGCGGTGTCTGTTGGATATCAGGACGAAGAAATTGATAACGCCGTGATTGCCCAATTAAAGTCAGGAGTATCATTTTCATTACCCCACCGTTTAGAGCACGAAGTTGCCGAGCAAATTATTTCGCTTATTCCCTGCGCTGAAATGGTACGGTTTGGGAAAAACGGGACTGACGCCACATCCGCAGCTGTGAGGCTTTCACGCGCTTACACTGGCAAAGATCACCTTGCTGTATGCGGGTATCATGGCTGGCAAGACTGGTACATTGGTTCAACAAGCCGCAACTTAGGCGTGCCAGATGCCACAACTGAATTAACACACCCATTTTCATACAACGACATCGCCTCTTTAGAAGCGATTTTTGAACGTCATCACAACAAAATTGCCGCTGTCATTTTAGAGCCTGTTAACTTTTTTCCTCCTAAAAATAATTTTTTAGAAGAAGTAAGAGCTTTATGTGATAAACATCAAGCTGTATTAGTGTTTGACGAAACCATTACAGGCTTCAGATTCAATATTGGTGGGGCACAAACCCAGTTTGGCGTTACCCCCGACTTAGCGACATTTGGTAAAGGTATGGGGAACGGCTATCCAATTTCGGCCATTACTGGTAAAAAAGAAATCATGGCGTTGATGGAGCAAATATTTTACTCGGGCACATTTGCAGGTGAAACTTTATCATTAGCAGCTACCAAAGCCACGATAAACAAACTGCAAACGCACAACATTCCAGAACACCTTCATCATATTGGCTCGTTATTACTTGATAATGTACAAAAAATAATTGCTGACACGAATATGACGAACACTTTTTCATTGTGCGGTTACCCTTGCTGGAGCTTATTGCAAGTCACTGCGAACGAAACTTTTAGTGCAAATCAAATTAAGAGCTTATTCATTCAAGAAATGCTATCGCAAGGCATCTTAATGGCAGGCACACATAATTTATCTTACGCACATAAAGAAAAGCACATTAAAGTATTAGCTAACGCTTATCATCATAGCTTGTCGGTAATTCAACAAGCGCAACAAGAAGATAATTTTGAAAAGTATTTTAAAGGTGAATTAATTAAAGATGTATTCAAAGTTAGATAA